A single window of Xylocopilactobacillus apicola DNA harbors:
- the rsmH gene encoding 16S rRNA (cytosine(1402)-N(4))-methyltransferase RsmH translates to MTEFIHRSVLLNEAVEALNIDSNSNYVDATFGRGGYTREMLRHITHGQVIGIDRDREAIDYGKKHFAKEITDGRLKIFQANYGQLAEIIQVPIKGIVFDLGVSSPQFDDPKRGFSYRFEGPLDMRMDQDQELTAFEVVNSYSAQQLKRIFQQFGNAPLPYQVAQAIVTSRQKKLIRNTIDLVTIIENTLPEAVKRKKGHPAKRYFQALRIEVNNEYGSLKQGLEQALEVLEIGGIVSVVTFQPLEDKLVSQTFRSLARMKPYPKGIPIIPEEVKPELEIIHKRAIKPSTEELEQNRRAHSARLRIARKVRKISFR, encoded by the coding sequence TTGACTGAGTTTATTCATCGCAGTGTCCTACTAAATGAAGCAGTTGAGGCATTAAACATTGATTCCAATTCTAATTATGTTGATGCAACATTTGGTCGAGGCGGCTATACAAGAGAAATGCTACGCCACATTACTCATGGCCAGGTGATTGGAATTGATCGAGATCGAGAAGCAATTGATTATGGCAAAAAACATTTTGCTAAAGAAATTACTGATGGTCGCCTTAAAATCTTTCAAGCAAATTATGGGCAGTTAGCCGAAATAATCCAAGTTCCAATTAAAGGAATTGTATTTGATTTAGGCGTTTCTTCACCCCAATTTGACGATCCTAAAAGGGGATTTAGCTACCGCTTTGAGGGACCATTGGATATGAGAATGGATCAAGACCAAGAATTAACCGCTTTTGAGGTGGTTAATTCTTATAGTGCCCAACAGCTAAAAAGAATTTTTCAGCAGTTTGGTAATGCACCACTTCCTTATCAAGTAGCACAAGCAATTGTAACAAGTCGCCAGAAAAAATTAATTCGAAATACAATAGATTTGGTGACAATTATTGAAAATACCTTGCCAGAGGCTGTTAAACGGAAAAAAGGTCATCCGGCTAAACGTTATTTTCAAGCACTTCGAATTGAAGTTAATAATGAATATGGTTCATTAAAACAAGGATTAGAACAAGCGTTAGAAGTTTTAGAAATTGGAGGAATTGTCTCTGTTGTAACTTTTCAACCATTGGAAGATAAGTTAGTATCTCAAACTTTTAGAAGTCTGGCGCGAATGAAACCTTATCCAAAGGGAATTCCGATCATTCCCGAAGAAGTTAAGCCCGAGCTTGAAATTATTCATAAACGGGCAATTAAACCATCGACAGAAGAATTAGAACAAAATCGACGCGCACATAGTGCTCGCCTAAGAATAGCTAGGAAAGTTAGAAAGATCAGTTTTAGGTGA
- a CDS encoding JAB domain-containing protein — MDSLKLEKHIEKYGFAAIDDEDLLKIILGTPSLIDDELGICLSLRDLAFLDFEQLSRKTSLNDQEILKLLASVELGNRVFEDCQLRFGQLTTSKDAGEISLSFFQNIYQECLVGFFLDVNKKLIKSEIIFKGTLDASIACPRDVLVCALKYHAHSFILAHNHPSGECIASKADLRFTKKMAQAAQIMGVEFTDHLVVGSKRYLSLREENLFN; from the coding sequence ATGGATTCGTTAAAATTAGAAAAGCACATTGAAAAATATGGCTTTGCAGCCATTGACGATGAAGATTTGCTTAAAATCATTTTAGGTACACCAAGTTTGATTGATGATGAATTAGGCATCTGTTTATCTTTAAGAGATTTAGCTTTTCTAGACTTTGAACAGTTGAGTAGAAAAACCTCTTTAAATGATCAGGAAATTTTAAAATTATTGGCTTCGGTTGAACTAGGGAATCGAGTTTTTGAAGACTGTCAGTTAAGATTTGGTCAGCTTACTACGAGTAAAGATGCTGGCGAAATATCACTAAGTTTCTTTCAAAATATTTATCAAGAATGTTTAGTTGGTTTTTTTCTGGACGTTAACAAAAAATTGATTAAAAGTGAGATAATTTTCAAAGGGACCCTGGATGCTAGTATCGCTTGTCCGCGTGATGTTTTAGTTTGTGCTTTAAAGTATCATGCGCATAGTTTTATTTTGGCTCATAATCATCCAAGTGGTGAATGTATTGCTTCTAAGGCAGATTTGCGTTTTACCAAAAAGATGGCTCAGGCTGCTCAGATTATGGGAGTCGAATTTACCGATCATTTAGTTGTAGGCTCTAAAAGGTATTTGTCTTTGCGTGAAGAAAACTTATTTAATTAA
- the ftsL gene encoding cell division protein FtsL, protein MRQNSIDSDIIYRGANGANGNSIPVNALPDHSIGTKTAEAKRSAAKDVSVGSVKVSFFERFLIFLCCGSVIVGLFIICLGRNKTSAISYQIDNVNNQIQTVKQENQDLNSEVQVLTNSSRLEKLAQEYGFQLDENRVQNVMK, encoded by the coding sequence ATGAGACAAAATAGTATTGATTCAGATATTATTTATCGCGGTGCTAATGGTGCTAACGGTAATTCGATACCAGTAAATGCATTGCCTGATCATTCGATTGGGACAAAAACAGCCGAAGCAAAGCGCTCGGCTGCTAAAGATGTTAGTGTTGGTTCAGTTAAAGTTAGTTTCTTTGAGCGCTTTTTAATCTTTCTTTGCTGTGGATCGGTTATTGTAGGGTTATTTATTATTTGCCTGGGAAGAAATAAGACTTCTGCCATTAGTTATCAGATCGATAACGTTAATAATCAAATTCAAACAGTTAAGCAAGAAAATCAGGATTTAAATTCTGAGGTTCAAGTTTTAACAAATAGCTCAAGGTTAGAGAAATTAGCGCAAGAATATGGTTTTCAGTTAGATGAAAATCGGGTTCAAAATGTGATGAAGTAG
- the thiT gene encoding energy-coupled thiamine transporter ThiT, which yields MKDSNKESVLSIKFIVEDALFAALAMVLNMLKPNLGAGSAINISLGFVPIVFLALKRGIASGLLSGFIFGILDLFLRGIGSNNIVAPSQAFLEYILAFTAIGLAGLVHLPLQLSVNKKKHAFSVLFIFLGIFIGGLAKYFCHMAASAVFFAKYLTLPKHGGIWVAAFLYTLPSFLATFAVAAVCLILVYAIRPSLFEK from the coding sequence ATGAAAGATAGTAACAAAGAAAGTGTTTTGTCGATTAAGTTCATCGTGGAAGATGCACTTTTTGCCGCTTTAGCAATGGTTTTAAATATGTTAAAGCCTAATTTGGGGGCAGGCTCAGCAATTAATATCTCCCTAGGATTTGTCCCAATTGTGTTTTTGGCATTAAAAAGGGGGATTGCTAGCGGTTTGCTTTCAGGTTTTATTTTCGGGATTTTGGACTTATTCTTAAGAGGAATTGGAAGTAACAATATAGTTGCGCCATCACAAGCATTTTTGGAGTATATCTTAGCATTTACAGCTATTGGCCTTGCGGGACTTGTTCACTTGCCGCTACAGTTATCGGTCAACAAAAAAAAGCACGCATTTTCCGTACTTTTTATCTTTCTCGGGATTTTTATTGGTGGTTTAGCAAAATATTTTTGTCACATGGCAGCCTCAGCCGTCTTCTTCGCTAAATACCTTACGCTTCCTAAACACGGAGGTATTTGGGTTGCAGCATTTCTTTATACGTTACCGAGTTTTTTGGCAACATTTGCCGTTGCGGCCGTGTGCCTAATTCTCGTCTACGCAATTCGTCCGAGTCTATTTGAAAAATAA
- a CDS encoding rod shape-determining protein, whose product MFKRRYRNISLNLGSVNTTVKYDKTDNLLKEPTVVAYDLRQKEFISYGLEAEKLVGRSPASRINIRPFKRNFLKNYDALLYFIKNLLMKFGPLDQIRLMISIPNFPNRRLKELLKEDLLALGVNQVYVDEELHAVAVYLEKYEMLKVSQYLLVDLGARQTSLASFVGDRLRVRLIGSGSDRFNYLIKEEFINNYGAILSNNTAEYLKRNFGTTGKKVTTIKVKAIEVKTGLPIYLNISSQLIDQIYCQLIRNLSQEIKEFIKKLPLVIQNHIMKYGIILNGGGSLLNDLPLFLMKETNLPVLTPINPVDSAVIGGWEELITSKKK is encoded by the coding sequence ATGTTTAAACGTCGATATAGAAATATTTCTTTGAATTTAGGATCGGTCAATACTACTGTTAAGTATGACAAAACTGACAATCTTTTGAAAGAACCGACAGTGGTAGCCTATGATCTAAGACAAAAAGAGTTTATATCTTATGGTTTAGAAGCAGAGAAATTAGTAGGACGCTCACCAGCGAGTCGGATTAATATTCGGCCTTTCAAAAGAAATTTTTTAAAAAATTATGATGCATTACTTTATTTCATCAAAAATCTCTTAATGAAATTTGGACCTTTAGATCAAATAAGATTAATGATTTCAATTCCTAATTTTCCTAACCGTCGATTAAAAGAGCTTTTAAAAGAGGATCTTTTAGCTTTAGGGGTCAATCAAGTTTACGTAGATGAAGAATTGCATGCAGTTGCAGTTTATCTGGAAAAATATGAAATGCTCAAAGTCAGTCAATATTTATTGGTTGATCTAGGTGCCAGGCAAACTAGTTTAGCAAGTTTTGTGGGTGATAGGCTGCGAGTGAGACTAATTGGTAGTGGAAGTGATCGATTTAATTATTTAATCAAAGAAGAATTCATTAATAATTACGGAGCAATTTTAAGTAATAATACTGCCGAGTATTTGAAAAGAAATTTTGGAACAACTGGCAAAAAAGTTACTACGATTAAAGTTAAAGCGATCGAAGTTAAGACCGGCCTGCCAATCTATTTAAATATTTCTAGTCAGTTAATTGATCAAATTTATTGCCAATTGATTAGAAATTTGAGTCAAGAAATTAAAGAATTTATCAAAAAGCTTCCGCTTGTGATTCAAAATCATATAATGAAGTATGGAATAATCTTGAATGGTGGTGGATCGCTTTTAAATGACTTGCCATTATTCTTGATGAAAGAAACTAACTTGCCAGTTTTAACACCAATTAACCCTGTTGATAGTGCAGTAATTGGTGGTTGGGAAGAATTAATAACTAGTAAAAAGAAATAA
- the mreC gene encoding rod shape-determining protein MreC gives MPKLFSNKRLIVILISFILATASIAFSIRILNYAQTPPYLLRITDDVISVSGYVVNEPSSLIKNGFKFQHELISTYDENKRLKKQIDELQQNQAKLAVLKRENKELKKELQLNATLSDYSQITAAVISRSPSNWQDLLIINRGSVNGVKKNMPVMSGSGVIGRVMEVNDFTSKVELISSNSKLANHFAAQITNDSGEIINGVITGFSQSEDALVFGDVSSNAQVKVGDSVLTSGLGGVVPKGLLIGKVSKVEKKDYGLSTMIYVKSATNIDDFSVVTVIDRTVGD, from the coding sequence ATGCCAAAACTTTTTTCAAATAAAAGATTAATTGTAATTTTAATATCGTTTATTTTAGCCACTGCATCGATTGCATTTTCGATTCGGATTCTTAACTATGCGCAGACACCGCCATATCTTTTGAGGATCACTGATGATGTTATTAGCGTAAGCGGATATGTGGTGAATGAACCGAGTAGTTTAATTAAAAACGGGTTTAAATTTCAGCATGAGTTAATTTCTACTTATGACGAGAATAAGCGTTTAAAAAAGCAAATTGATGAGCTGCAGCAAAATCAAGCAAAGTTAGCGGTTTTAAAGCGGGAAAATAAAGAGTTAAAAAAAGAGCTCCAGTTAAATGCTACTTTATCAGATTATTCGCAAATAACAGCGGCGGTAATCTCTCGTTCTCCTTCTAATTGGCAAGATTTGTTAATTATTAATCGGGGTAGTGTCAATGGAGTGAAGAAAAATATGCCCGTGATGTCTGGTTCAGGTGTGATAGGTCGGGTGATGGAAGTAAATGATTTTACTTCTAAGGTTGAATTGATTTCTTCAAACAGTAAATTGGCAAATCACTTTGCGGCTCAGATTACCAACGATAGCGGCGAAATAATTAATGGTGTCATCACCGGTTTTTCCCAAAGTGAAGATGCGTTAGTTTTTGGCGATGTCTCTTCAAATGCTCAAGTCAAGGTGGGAGATTCAGTTCTTACTTCCGGTTTAGGAGGAGTTGTTCCTAAAGGGTTACTGATTGGTAAAGTTAGTAAAGTTGAGAAAAAAGATTATGGACTTTCAACGATGATTTATGTTAAATCAGCAACCAATATTGATGATTTTTCAGTGGTAACGGTGATTGATCGGACGGTTGGAGATTAA
- the thiI gene encoding tRNA uracil 4-sulfurtransferase ThiI, whose protein sequence is MKYNELMIRYGELSTKGKNRGQFIEHLRRDVKTKLANFQVKVVTTRDHLHVILNDEDPEPIIKVLQTIFGIQNICEVVRVELSVDEIKAAALFIVNNTGQNALTFKVRTKRSNRDFLHGTFEMNNLIGDLILEKHPGLTVDVHDPDLELTIEIRSDAAYLYSKVIPGAHGMPAGTAGLVQVMLSGGIDSPVAAYLALKRGMRVEMIHFYSPPYTSPQALAKSKELTKKLIPFTGSRSVQFIAVPFAKIQENIKQKVPEGYLMTIQRRMMLRIADRIRELRHGLAIVTGESVGQVASQTLESMMAINDVTNTPVIRPLVSFDKNEIIKIAKDIDTFELSIMPFEDCCTIFAPPQPKTKPRLVQAQEYEKLIEVDELINDALEHLEITNIESDHNYLNGEEEQILNLL, encoded by the coding sequence ATGAAATATAATGAATTAATGATTCGCTATGGCGAATTGTCTACTAAAGGTAAAAATCGCGGTCAATTTATTGAACATTTACGCCGAGATGTTAAAACAAAACTAGCTAATTTTCAGGTAAAAGTTGTTACAACCCGTGATCACTTACACGTGATTTTAAATGATGAAGATCCTGAACCAATCATTAAAGTATTACAGACTATTTTTGGAATTCAGAATATTTGTGAAGTTGTAAGAGTAGAGTTATCAGTTGATGAGATAAAAGCTGCTGCGCTTTTTATTGTTAATAATACTGGTCAAAATGCGTTAACCTTCAAAGTTCGCACCAAGAGGAGTAATCGTGACTTTTTGCATGGAACTTTTGAAATGAACAATTTGATTGGGGATTTAATTTTAGAGAAACATCCAGGTTTAACTGTTGATGTACATGATCCTGATCTGGAGTTGACCATTGAAATCAGAAGTGACGCTGCTTATCTTTATAGTAAAGTAATTCCTGGAGCGCACGGGATGCCAGCGGGGACAGCAGGGTTGGTTCAAGTAATGCTTTCTGGCGGGATTGATTCGCCTGTTGCAGCTTATCTAGCTTTAAAACGTGGAATGAGGGTTGAAATGATTCACTTTTATTCGCCACCGTATACTTCGCCGCAGGCTCTCGCTAAAAGTAAAGAATTAACTAAGAAGTTAATCCCTTTTACTGGATCTAGGAGCGTTCAATTTATTGCAGTTCCTTTTGCAAAAATTCAAGAAAATATTAAGCAAAAGGTGCCAGAAGGCTATTTGATGACGATTCAAAGGCGCATGATGTTGAGAATAGCGGATCGGATTCGCGAGCTCAGGCACGGTTTAGCAATTGTAACTGGTGAATCGGTGGGTCAAGTTGCATCACAAACTTTAGAAAGTATGATGGCAATTAATGACGTTACAAATACGCCAGTGATCAGACCGCTAGTTTCATTTGACAAAAATGAAATTATTAAAATCGCAAAAGATATCGACACTTTTGAACTTTCAATTATGCCTTTTGAGGATTGTTGTACAATTTTTGCTCCGCCTCAACCGAAAACCAAGCCACGTTTAGTTCAGGCTCAGGAGTATGAAAAATTAATCGAAGTCGATGAATTAATTAACGATGCGTTAGAACATTTAGAAATCACTAATATTGAATCTGATCATAATTACTTAAACGGAGAAGAAGAGCAGATTTTGAATTTGCTTTAG
- a CDS encoding valine--tRNA ligase, which yields MDKENREIAKKYDGTEVEKGRYQWWLDHDEFKPNETLKKKYSIVIPPPNVTGKLHLGHAWDTTLQDILIRLKKMQGFDTLWLPGMDHAGIATQAKVEAKLREQGVSRYDLGRDKFVDEVWRWKDDFAAVIKEQWAKLGLSLDYSRERFTLDDGLSEAVKKVFVDLYDKGLIYRKKYIINWDPKAQTALSDIEVVYEEEKSFLYYFKYPLEDGSGFLEIATTRPETIPGDTAVAVNPADERYQDLIGKNLILPLFDRKLPIVGDDYVDQSYGTGVVKITPAHDPNDFQIGLRHHLEMLNIMNKDATLNEEAGKYQGMDRYKARKAIIDDLTNAGFFVKKEELIHNVGHSERTHVQVEPRLSTQWFVRMKELAQFSIDNQSTKNKVNFFPPKYEQTFLRWMENVHDWVISRQLWWGHRIPAWYRKTDGKIYVGVNPPADLENWEQDPDVLDTWFSSALWPFSTLGWPDTENPDFKKYFPVDTLVTGYDIIFFWVARMIFQSLEFTGQRPFNNVVLHGLIRDAEGRKMSKSLGNGIDPMEVIDQYGTDSLRWFFVTGSTPGQDIRFQTEKMDAAWNFINKIWNASRFVLMNLSGKENIYELAEDLPADLTDRFILARLNQVTEKVTRLFEKFEYGEVGRALYDFIWDDFCDWYIEMAKDTLYGSNEELKAAKQEHLAYVLFHILLLIHPILPFVTESLYQELNKNKISIMEEDYPVVCEQFEDDEAILALNSLIEVIKAVRNIRASHQVALSKPIDLYIRVNNSKLESLLRENENYLKRFTNPDKLIIKQDLELDFLTANGIITGGTVLIPLSGLVNKEAELARLNKLIANFNRDLEKIQKKLGNEGFLAKAPESEINKQKQIRQEIEEKLAAAKQQLNSIKNI from the coding sequence ATGGATAAAGAAAATAGAGAAATTGCAAAAAAATATGACGGAACTGAGGTTGAAAAGGGCCGTTATCAATGGTGGCTTGATCATGATGAGTTTAAACCGAATGAGACACTGAAGAAAAAATACTCCATCGTAATTCCTCCACCAAATGTTACTGGTAAGCTGCATTTAGGCCATGCCTGGGATACGACTTTACAGGATATTTTAATTCGCTTAAAGAAAATGCAGGGATTTGATACTTTGTGGCTTCCGGGGATGGATCATGCTGGGATTGCAACCCAAGCAAAAGTTGAAGCTAAGCTTAGAGAACAAGGAGTCTCGCGCTATGACTTAGGACGCGATAAATTTGTAGATGAAGTTTGGCGCTGGAAAGATGATTTTGCTGCAGTAATTAAAGAACAGTGGGCAAAGCTCGGGTTATCGCTTGATTATTCACGGGAGCGGTTCACTCTTGACGATGGTTTGTCGGAGGCAGTCAAAAAAGTTTTTGTCGATCTTTATGATAAAGGATTGATTTATCGAAAAAAATATATCATTAACTGGGATCCAAAAGCTCAGACCGCACTTTCTGATATTGAAGTAGTTTATGAAGAAGAAAAAAGTTTTCTTTATTATTTTAAGTATCCTTTGGAAGATGGCTCTGGTTTCCTTGAAATTGCGACTACTCGTCCTGAAACAATTCCAGGCGATACTGCAGTTGCAGTTAATCCCGCAGATGAACGCTATCAAGATTTGATTGGTAAGAATTTGATCTTGCCATTGTTCGATCGCAAATTACCGATTGTTGGCGATGATTACGTTGATCAAAGTTATGGAACTGGCGTAGTTAAAATTACACCGGCTCATGATCCTAATGATTTTCAGATTGGCTTAAGGCATCATCTAGAAATGCTTAACATCATGAATAAAGATGCTACTTTGAATGAAGAAGCTGGTAAATATCAAGGAATGGATCGTTATAAAGCACGTAAAGCAATTATTGATGATTTAACGAATGCGGGATTTTTTGTCAAAAAGGAGGAGTTAATTCATAACGTTGGACATTCAGAGCGGACTCATGTTCAGGTTGAACCAAGACTGTCGACCCAATGGTTTGTCCGGATGAAAGAATTAGCTCAGTTCTCAATTGATAATCAATCAACCAAAAACAAGGTTAATTTCTTTCCGCCCAAGTATGAACAAACATTCCTACGGTGGATGGAAAACGTTCACGATTGGGTAATTTCTCGCCAATTGTGGTGGGGTCATCGGATTCCTGCATGGTATCGCAAAACTGACGGTAAAATTTATGTGGGAGTTAATCCGCCAGCTGACCTTGAAAACTGGGAGCAAGATCCAGATGTTCTAGATACTTGGTTTTCTTCCGCGTTATGGCCTTTTTCTACGCTAGGTTGGCCTGATACGGAAAATCCTGATTTTAAAAAATATTTTCCAGTCGATACCTTGGTTACTGGATACGACATCATTTTCTTCTGGGTAGCTCGGATGATTTTTCAAAGTCTTGAATTTACAGGTCAGCGCCCATTTAATAATGTTGTGTTGCACGGGTTAATTCGGGATGCCGAAGGACGTAAAATGAGTAAATCATTAGGTAACGGGATCGATCCAATGGAAGTAATTGATCAATACGGAACTGACTCCTTGCGCTGGTTTTTTGTAACCGGATCGACTCCTGGTCAAGATATTCGTTTCCAAACTGAAAAAATGGATGCAGCCTGGAATTTTATTAACAAAATTTGGAATGCGAGCCGCTTTGTTCTGATGAATCTTAGCGGGAAAGAAAATATTTACGAATTGGCAGAAGATTTGCCTGCAGACTTAACTGATCGCTTTATTTTAGCCCGTTTAAATCAGGTGACGGAGAAAGTTACCAGATTATTTGAAAAATTTGAATATGGTGAAGTTGGCCGCGCTCTATATGATTTTATTTGGGATGACTTTTGTGATTGGTATATTGAGATGGCAAAAGATACTCTGTATGGTTCCAATGAAGAGCTAAAAGCAGCCAAGCAAGAACATCTCGCATATGTATTGTTCCATATTTTATTACTTATCCATCCAATCTTACCGTTTGTCACAGAAAGTCTTTATCAAGAACTCAATAAAAATAAAATTTCAATTATGGAAGAAGATTATCCGGTCGTCTGTGAACAGTTCGAGGATGATGAAGCGATTCTTGCACTTAATTCATTGATTGAAGTTATCAAGGCAGTTAGAAATATTCGTGCTTCCCACCAAGTTGCTTTAAGTAAACCGATTGATCTGTATATTAGAGTTAACAACTCAAAGCTAGAATCATTGTTGAGGGAAAACGAAAATTATCTCAAACGCTTTACTAATCCCGATAAATTAATTATTAAGCAGGATTTGGAATTAGATTTCTTAACAGCCAATGGTATTATCACTGGAGGGACAGTTTTAATTCCACTTTCAGGGTTAGTAAATAAAGAAGCCGAATTAGCTCGGTTGAATAAATTAATTGCTAATTTCAATCGGGATTTAGAAAAAATTCAGAAAAAACTTGGTAATGAAGGATTTTTAGCTAAAGCGCCAGAAAGTGAGATTAACAAACAGAAACAAATCCGCCAAGAAATTGAAGAAAAACTGGCTGCGGCAAAACAACAGTTAAATTCAATCAAAAACATTTAG
- a CDS encoding DUF3397 family protein, with product MSKIQLLSLILLILFVVLIGTINIFLINIAPRYKVKLSHWVWAPLTVALFMETKDKYVNSILPVFFLLFFIFAIIFAISYSLTFHSFNYRRFIKQIRRILNFLLLWWYLIFFVIGLIVK from the coding sequence ATGTCAAAAATTCAATTACTGAGTTTGATCCTTTTAATCCTTTTTGTTGTTTTAATCGGTACGATCAATATCTTTTTAATCAATATTGCACCGAGGTACAAAGTTAAATTAAGTCATTGGGTCTGGGCCCCGCTGACCGTCGCTTTGTTTATGGAAACAAAAGATAAATACGTAAATTCTATTTTACCAGTATTTTTTCTTTTGTTTTTTATTTTTGCGATAATTTTTGCGATTTCTTATAGCCTAACCTTTCATTCATTTAATTATCGACGGTTTATCAAACAAATTCGTCGAATTTTAAATTTTTTACTTCTTTGGTGGTATTTAATTTTTTTTGTTATCGGCCTAATAGTTAAGTAA
- a CDS encoding DUF4044 domain-containing protein, with protein MKKKTSKFQRITTIAVWLMIIATISGIVLSVVATITQW; from the coding sequence ATGAAGAAAAAAACAAGTAAATTTCAAAGAATAACGACAATCGCAGTTTGGTTAATGATCATTGCCACAATTTCTGGCATTGTCCTCTCGGTCGTCGCAACAATTACTCAATGGTAA
- the mraZ gene encoding division/cell wall cluster transcriptional repressor MraZ, whose translation MFMGEFRHSLDQKGRIIIPANFRNELGKIFIVTRGMDGCLFIYPQKSWDLLVDKLATLSLTKKDARSFSRFFYSGASECEIDKQGRVNLPQNLITFANLDKDCVILGVNSRVEIWDAKTYEKVDEEMTIQISDISEKLMDIDFD comes from the coding sequence ATGTTTATGGGTGAATTTCGCCATTCATTAGATCAAAAAGGCCGGATTATTATTCCGGCCAATTTTCGAAATGAACTTGGTAAAATATTTATTGTTACTAGAGGAATGGATGGATGTCTATTTATCTATCCACAGAAATCTTGGGATCTTTTGGTTGATAAATTGGCAACTTTGTCTTTAACTAAAAAAGATGCCCGGTCCTTTAGTCGCTTTTTTTACTCGGGAGCTAGCGAATGCGAAATTGATAAACAAGGTCGAGTTAATTTACCACAAAACCTAATTACTTTCGCAAATTTGGATAAAGATTGTGTGATTTTAGGTGTTAACTCTCGAGTAGAGATCTGGGATGCCAAAACTTACGAAAAGGTTGATGAAGAAATGACAATTCAAATTAGTGATATTTCAGAAAAATTGATGGATATTGATTTTGACTGA